A DNA window from Ostrea edulis chromosome 5, xbOstEdul1.1, whole genome shotgun sequence contains the following coding sequences:
- the LOC130054978 gene encoding uncharacterized protein LOC130054978, which produces MLKAILLNEGGQKLSLGQQFEDNTSELESLRKENFCLRRELQVLKSVVINLDRRLTQQENEVVDLRGRSMRDNILIHNLPEEEDEDLSHKVRGLIKEHLQIDVNFVRIHRNGQKNSGSTRPRTITGKLQNSSNKDRILSAIRQKRETSGLSDMLFYITPQTPLQMNENKKKLQEMNNKYREENVKTKIVGNKLVFPNGNIYRDRVLPPRAEDILMMDDQEVDKLSMATSFLKKETFSRPYPLRQIHTHRYEICIKKYFETQISPVQITTYWRTDSKMQRVKFTMVIVTMVNTGPVDAC; this is translated from the coding sequence ATGTTGAAAGCAATCTTGCTGAATGAAGGCGGCCAAAAATTATCCTTGGGCCAACAGTTTGAAGATAACACATCAGAGTTGGAAAGTCTAAGAAAGGAAAACTTTTGCCTACGTAGAGAGCTACAAGTTCTAAAATCCGTTGTAATTAACTTGGACAGAAGACTGACCCAACAAGAAAACGAAGTGGTGGATCTAAGAGGCAGATCGATGAGGGACAACATCTTGATCCATAACTTACCAGAGGAAGAAGATGAAGATTTATCGCACAAAGTTCGCGGATTGATTAAAGAACACTTGCAAATAGATGTAAATTTCGTACGTATTCATAGAAACGGACAAAAAAACTCGGGGAGTACAAGGCCCAGAACTATAACAGGAAAACTTCAAAACTCTAGTAATAAGGATCGTATCCTTAGCGCAATCCGACAGAAGAGAGAAACATCGGGACTTTCGGACATGCTTTTCTACATAACCCCGCAAACGCCGCTGCAGATGAATGAGAACAAGAAAAAACTGCAGGAAATGAACAACAAGTACAGAGAGGAAAATGTCAAAACCAAGATAGTTGGTAACAAGCTTGTATTTCCTAATGGGAATATATATCGGGATCGAGTGTTACCACCTAGAGCAGAAGACATCTTGATGATGGATGACCAAGAGGTGGACAAATTGTCAATGGCGACAAGTTTTCTCAAGAAGGAAACATTTTCACGTCCTTATCCTCTACGGCAGATACATACGCACAGGTAcgaaatatgtataaaaaagtACTTCGAGACCCAGATTTCGCCTGTGCAAATCACAACATATTGGCGTACCGATTCAAAGATGCAGAGGGTAAAATTCACGATGGTTATTGTGACAATGGTGAATACGGGGCCGGTCGACGCATGTTGA